One Panulirus ornatus isolate Po-2019 chromosome 39, ASM3632096v1, whole genome shotgun sequence DNA segment encodes these proteins:
- the LOC139761221 gene encoding uncharacterized protein, translating to MDKFTVWIPFGQSRTDPSDEWPATAAGVVCSTPEPHDARHHQDSVLPDEETSHHLPTDFEASGGPRLRDTVSSGAVMALGQLPPGQDPSGDLNPRNRTELTVCGTGDEATQVTGSRSEAPMFMTESVDGVGRGDFTVSGMLGEEGDASVNLRRTSECGSVRVRDYESLNTQDFYLDGDGIGTNAGESKVAYKDDYLFDSPLHRFSPHVDEGLSLNKIRTEGSTGFTFLSNETQLMNISDSILKEISGDSSFEATQFLVPIDGAHRELGFGSLGEMHQASPPHVMSALPRNQGSDARSEGSHNTSIALLEDISDSVLVYTGGTTSEADESKYETYLDSSGSQSDLNVMMECLSLQDKFEAGEDASQPEKELEIDRLRTCCRKCCGTICICSVGDVTSRTGNEVLSGLKDSSLDRNTSVTQIEDISSSVLNYTGRTSSEVDVNRSEIFEDFPEAVEVAGAGLERGKPRYGDSADDVDVLDDNLLLELEALFSSGSDVENVSCAECRRKTHCSCKSYGEAAGTGRTQERSEVVSDRLAGFPNDFSRQFSHNRRRPLVIASRRRRGPSLTSIYSPSLEARGPIITRIKEKYCPGNFGRFGRYEPVATFSQEANLHLGFAGDLGKDMYVTTQDRGTDFFAASAQGAVKPFATVARETNEPIITGTKRTYELMATASGETNQPILTANQGTDTPSVTAVEGTRQTITAAGQETDKPNSAAYQETNQPITAAGQETNKPITAAGPGTDPPITATGLGTDKPITAAGQTTDEPITVAGQGTDQPIAAAGPGTDQPITATGLGTDQPITAAGQETDEPITAAGQGTDQPIAAAGPGTDPPITATGLGTDQPITAAGQETNKPITAAGQETNKPITAACQGTDPPITATGLETDQPITAAGQGTDQPIAAAGPGTDPPITATGLGTDQLITATAQKTDKPNSAADKETNQPITATGQETNQSITSARQETDQPITVAGQETNKPVTTAGQETSQPITAAGQETNHSIFAADQETNQPITAAGQEVNQSITAAGQEIDEPITAAGQETNQSIIAAGQETNQPINAGGQETDKPITAAGQKINQPITAARQETDQPIIAAGQETNQPITAACQGTDQPITAAGQGIDQHMSTLCGEDQHMSADQETDKPSMLTSQGTDEPDMSFSQETDQSNTSASQGRYQPDISTSQGTDQLNTSAGQGTDDPDFSDSQVTEHSNTSASQVTKQPDISVSQATDQPGISADQGQDQQNMPTGQGTDQSNVSVGQGTDQPNVSAGQGTDQPNVFAGQGTDQPNVSAGPGTDQPNMSAGPGTDQPNVSVGQGTDQPNMSAGPGTDQPNMSAGPGTDQPNMSAGSGTDQPNMSAGPGTDQPNMSAGSGTDQPNMSAGPGTDQPNMSAGPGTDQPNVSVGQGTDQPNMSAGPGTDQPNMSAGPGTDQPNMSAGSGTDQPNMSAGPGTDQPNMSAGPGTDQPNTSAGPGTDQPNMSAGPGTDQPNMSAGPGTDQPNTSAGPGTDQPNTSAGPGTDQPNMSAGPGTDQPNTSAGPGTDQPNMSAGPGTDQPNMSAGPGTDQPNTSAGPGTDQPNMSAGPGTDQPNMSAGPGTDQPNMSAGPGTDQTQTLLQDTRQVESFSSRGTELPNQETDGRSTVGGCHETQQMMSFVNQRVDDLSQLHEQTDELAVMCSEETALASHDGSALGVRASLLQDSGAVIPPNTAEAATELVDKQDTSGLGYVEHRRALTDAKMDHLSDTREGDEDDNASGEEEGRQYNAGHIMEDIVAYRMGSNCSNYRPGGRPEVNGSSS from the exons ATGGATAAATTCACAGTCTGGATCCCGTTTGGCCAGAGTCGTACCGACCCGTCCGACGAGTGGCCTGCAACTGCTGCTGGAGTGGTGTGCTCCACGCCGGAGCCCCACGATGCCAGACACCACCAGGATTCTGTCCTCCCCGATGAGGAAACCTCGCATCATCTCCCAACTGATTTTGAAGCCTCGGGTGGGCCGAGGCTTCGTGATACAGTAAGTTCCGGCGCTGTAATGGCACTTGGTCAGTTACCTCCAGGTCAGGATCCTTCCGGTGATTTAAACCCTCGTAACCGAACAGAGTTGACTGTTTGTGGTACTGGAGATGAGGCAACGCAGGTCACTGGGTCGCGAAGTGAAGCACCCATGTTTATGACTGAATCCGTTGATGGTGTTGGCCGTGGAGATTTTACGGTTTCTGGTATGCTTGGTGAAGAAGGAGATGCATCGGTGAATCTTCGCCGAACTTCTGAATGTGGTTCAGTTCGTGTGAGAGATTATGAATCATTAAATACACAGGATTTTTATTTGGATGGTGATGGAATAGGTACTAACGCAGGGGAGAGCAAGGTTGCCTATAAAGATGATTACCTGTTTGATTCACCGCTTCACCGCTTCTCACCTCATGTCGATGAAGGTTTGAGTCTAAACAAAATTCGAACGGAGGGGTCCACAGGCTTCACGTTTTTATCCAACGAGACGCAGCTGATGAACATCAGCGACAGTATTCTCAAAGAGATTTCTGGCGACTCTTCCTTCGAGGCCACCCAGTTCTTGGTGCCAATTGATGGGGCTCATCGGGAGCTTGGCTTTGGATCCCTGGGCGAGATGCACCAGGCTTCACCCCCCCACGTGATGAGCGCTCTTCCCCGTAACCAGGGTTCTGACGCAAGGAGTGAAGGGAGCCACAATACCAGCATCGCGCTTTTGGAGGATATTAGCGACAGCGTGCTCGTGTACACCGGCGGGACCACCTCCGAGGCAGACGAGAGCAAATACGAAACGTATCTAGACAGCAGCGGATCACAGTCGGACCTTAATGTTATGATGGAGTGTTTGTCACTACAGGACAAGTTTGAGGCGGGAGAGGACGCATCACAACCGGAAAAGGAACTTGAGATAGACAGATTAAGAACATGTTGCAGAAAGTGTTGCGGTACCATATGCATTTGCAGCGTCGGTGATGTCACAAGTCGCACTGGAAATGAAGTCCTTAGCGGTTTAAAAGACTCGTCCCTTGACAGGAACACTTCTGTCACCCAGATTGAGGATATCAGCAGCAGTGTATTGAATTACACGGGTAGAACGAGCTCTGAGGTGGACGTAAACAGATCGGAAATATTCGAGGACTTCCCAGAGGCTGTTGAGGTTGCTGGAGCAGGTCTTGAGAGGGGGAAGCCGCGTTATGGCGACAGTGCTGATGATGTAGACGTACTAGATGATAACTTGCTGTTGGAATTGGAGGCCCTGTTCAGCAGTGGCTCAGATGTCGAGAACGTTTCCTGTGCGGAGTGCAGGAGGAAGACACACTGCAGTTGCAAGAGTTACGGTGAAGCTGCCGGGACAGGACGTACTCAAGAGCGCAGCGAAGTCGTCTCTGACAGACTCGCTGGGTTTCCTAACGATTTCAGTCGGCAGTTCAGCCATAACAGGAGGAGACCATTAGTGATAGCCAGTCGTAGAAGGAGAGGACCCTCACTGACGTCTATCTATAGTCCAAGCCTAGAAGCACGCGGACCAATCATCACTCGTATAAAAGAGAAATATTGTCCTGGTAATTTCGGTCGGTTCGGAAGATACGAACCCGTTGCTACTTTTAGCCAAGAAGCAAACCTACATCTCGGCTTTGCTGGTGACTTAGGGAAGGACATGTATGTTACTACACAGGACAGAGGAACAGATTTCTTCGCTGCATCTGCCCAAGGAGCAGTCAAACCCTTCGCCACAGTTGCCAGGGAAACAAACGAACCCATCATCACTGGTACAAAGAGAACATACGAACTCATGGCCACTGCTTCCGGAGAAACAAACCAGCCCATCCTCACTGCTAACCAGGGAACAGACACACCCAGTGTTACTGCTGTCGAAGGAACAAGGCAGACCATAACTGCTGCtggccaagaaacagacaaacccAACTCTGCTGCTTATCAAGAAACAAACcaacccatcactgctgctggccaagaaacaaacaaacccaTCACTGCTGCTGGCCCAGGAACAGACCCACCCATCACTGCCACTGGCCTAGGAACAGACAAACCCATCACTGCTGCTGGGCAAACAACAGACGAACCCATCACTGTTGCTGGCCAAGGAACAGACCAACCCATTGCTGCTGCTGGCCCAGGAACAGACCAACCCATCACTGCCACTGGCCTAGGAACAGACcaacccatcactgctgctggccaagaaacagacgaaccCATCACTGCTGCTGGCCAAGGAACAGACCAACCCATTGCTGCTGCTGGCCCAGGAACAGACCCACCCATCACTGCCACTGGCCTAGGAACAGACcaacccatcactgctgctggccaagaaacaaacaaacccatcactgctgctggccaagaaacaaacaaacccaTCACTGCTGCTTGCCAAGGAACAGACCCACCCATCACTGCCACTGGCCTAGAGACAGACcaacccatcactgctgctgGCCAAGGAACAGACCAACCCATTGCTGCTGCTGGCCCAGGAACAGACCCACCCATCACTGCCACTGGCCTAGGAACAGACCAACTCATTACTGCCACTgcccagaaaacagacaaaccCAACTCTGCTGCTGATAAAGAAACAAACCAACCCATCACTGCCACTGGCCAAGAAACGAACCAGTCCATCACTTCTGCTAGGCAAGAAACAGACCAACCCATCACTGTTGCTGGCCAAGAAACAAACAAACCCGTCACTACCGCTGGCCAAGAAACAAGCCAACCTATTACTGCTGCTGGCCAAGAAACAAACCATTCCATCTTTGCTGCTGACCAAGAAACAAATcaacccatcactgctgctgGCCAAGAAGTAAACcaatccatcactgctgctgGCCAAGAAATAGACGAACCCATCACTGCCGCTGGCCAAGAAACGAACCAGTCCATCATTGCTGCTGGCCAAGAAACAAACCAGCCCATCAATGCTGGTGGGCAAGAAACAGACAAACCCATCACTGCCGCTGGCCAAAAAATAAACCAACCCATCACTGCTGCTAGGCAAGAAACAGACCAACCCATTATTGCCGCTGGCCAAGAAACAAACCAACCCATCACTGCTGCCTGCCAAGGAACAGACcaacccatcactgctgctgGCCAAGGAATAGACCAGCACATGTCTACTCTCTGTGGAGAAGACCAGCATATGTCTGCTGACCAAGAAACAGATAAGCCCAGCATGTTAACAAGCCAAGGAACAGACGAGCCAGACATGTCTTTTAGCCAAGAAACAGACCAATCAAACACGTCTGCTAGCCAAGGAAGATACCAGCCAGACATATCTACTAGCCAAGGAACAGACCAGTTGAATACCTCAGCTGGCCAAGGAACAGACGATCCAGACTTTTCTGATAGCCAAGTAACAGAGCACTCCAACACGTCTGCTAGCCAAGTAACAAAACAGCCAGATATTTCTGTTAGCCAAGCAACAGACCAACCAGGTATATCTGCTGATCAAGGGCAAGACCAACAAAACATGCCTACTGGTCAGGGAACAGACCAGTCAAACGTGTCTGTTGGTCAGGGAACAGACCAACCAAACGTGTCTGCTGGTCAGGGAACAGACCAGCCAAACGTATTTGCTGGTCAGGGAACAGACCAGCCAAACGTGTCTGCTGGCCCAGGAACAGACCAGCCAAACATGTCTGCTGGCCCAGGAACAGACCAGCCAAACGTGTCTGTTGGTCAGGGAACAGACCAGCCAAACATGTCTGCTGGCCCAGGAACAGACCAGCCAAACATGTCTGCTGGCCCAGGAACAGACCAGCCAAACATGTCTGCTGGCTCAGGAACAGACCAGCCAAACATGTCTGCTGGCCCAGGAACAGACCAGCCAAACATGTCTGCTGGCTCAGGAACAGACCAGCCAAACATGTCTGCTGGCCCAGGAACAGACCAGCCAAACATGTCTGCTGGCCCAGGAACAGACCAGCCAAACGTGTCTGTTGGTCAGGGAACAGACCAGCCAAACATGTCTGCTGGCCCAGGAACAGACCAGCCAAACATGTCTGCTGGCCCAGGAACAGACCAGCCAAACATGTCTGCTGGCTCAGGAACAGACCAGCCAAACATGTCTGCTGGCCCAGGAACAGACCAGCCAAACATGTCTGCTGGCCCAGGAACAGACCAGCCAAACACGTCTGCTGGCCCAGGAACAGACCAGCCAAACATGTCTGCTGGCCCAGGAACAGACCAGCCAAACATGTCTGCTGGCCCAGGAACAGACCAGCCAAACACGTCTGCTGGCCCAGGAACAGACCAGCCAAACACGTCTGCTGGCCCAGGAACAGACCAGCCAAACATGTCTGCTGGCCCAGGAACAGACCAGCCAAACACGTCTGCTGGCCCAGGAACAGACCAGCCAAACATGTCTGCTGGCCCAGGAACAGACCAGCCAAACATGTCTGCTGGCCCAGGAACAGACCAGCCAAACACGTCTGCTGGCCCAGGAACAGACCAGCCAAACATGTCTGCTGGCCCAGGAACAGACCAGCCAAACATGTCTGCTGGCCCAGGAACAGACCAGCCAAACATGTCTGCTGGCCCAGGAACAGACCAAACTCAAACTCTCCTCCAAGATACGAGACAAGTCGAGTCTTTCAGCAGTCGAGGAACAGAGCTGCCgaaccaggaaacagatggacGTAGTACAGTAGGAGGTTGTCATGAAACACAGCAGATGATGTCCTTTGTCAACCAGAGAGTGGATGATCTCTCTCAACTACATGAGCAAACTGACGAACTGGCTGTTATGTGTAGCGAGGAAACCGCTCTTGCATCGCATGATGGGTCAGCACTAGGAGTTAGGGCATCGCTTCTACAGGATAGCGGAGCCGTCATTCCTCCAAACACGGCAGAAGCTGCTACGGAACTTGTGGACAAGCAGGATACTTCAGGCCTCGGTTATGTTGAACACAGGCGCGCTCTGACGGACGCGAAGATGGATCATTTATCAGACACACGTGagggtgatgaagatgataatgctTCAGGTGAAGAGGAGGGGCGTCAGTATAATGCTGGCCACATCATGGAAGATATCGTGGCAT ACAGAATGGGAAGCAACTGCTCCAACTACAGGCCAGGAGGGAGACCAGAGGTTAATGGATCTAGTTCTTGA